The following are encoded together in the Plasmodium brasilianum strain Bolivian I chromosome 10, whole genome shotgun sequence genome:
- a CDS encoding hypothetical protein (Plasmodium exported protein) — MSMLKIYNKKERIRLFFFIKFFTFILLNEYVILCSGVSNLYKILDKKQNDYRKSGTIIYEALVVHKNKRCSSIEWMKEGAPNMAAYEKADISNNKKGTKGKNKKPCKSSFINKGVSEQSAEVKSHAYTEGNTYFDKGILRNKNYVEKVKENVRFGFKFLSKCIGRKVGIFNFIFILHLALAVTFIISTCLYCNEAELTDIPWIVTLVLRLLPILWIIFLLGIFYIYRKTVKNDK, encoded by the exons ATGAGTATGTTAAAAATCTACAATAAGAAAGAGAGAATTagattattcttttttattaagtttTTTACGTTTATCCTTTTAAATGAATACGTCATTTTATGTAGTGGTGTG agtaacttatataaaattttggaTAAAAAGCAGAATGATTATAGAAAATCAGGTACTATAATTTATGAAGCACTAGTAGTtcataaaaacaaaaggtGTTCAAGTATTGAATGGATGAAAGAAGGTGCACCAAATATGGCAGCATACGAAAAAGCagatatatctaataataaaaaggggaccaaaggaaaaaataaaaaaccaTGTAAAagttcatttattaataaaggAGTATCTGAACAATCTGCAGAAGTTAAATCTCATGCATATACCGAAggaaatacatattttgataaaggtatattaaggaataaaaattatgtagaGAAAGTTAAGGAAAATGTAAGATTTGGTTTTAAGTTTTTAAGTAAATGTATAGGTAGAAAAGTaggtatttttaattttatatttatcttacATTTAGCACTTGCAgtaacatttattatatcaacATGCTTGTATTGTAATGAAGCGGAACTAACGGATATACCATGGATAGTTACATTAGTTTTACGATTACTTCCTATATTAtggattatatttttattagggattttttatatctacaGGAAAActgtaaaaaatgataagtGA
- a CDS encoding hypothetical protein (Plasmodium exported protein): MNGSVKFFILVKKPKFKLYIWACYISIAWYLDNMNDALRTLDSGTNILLSYLENETKNIHFQKFFLKIKMIIQKMKEIFMTKNMLVNVNLMTKIIQEMQHISHIDDFLEEALKVWVSLGGLGIA; this comes from the exons ATGAACGGAAGtgtgaaattttttattttagttaaaAAGCCAAAGTTTAAACTTTATATATGGGCGTGTTATATTTCTATAGCGTG GTATTTAGATAATATGAACGATGCGCTTAGAACTTTAGATTCAGGAACTAATATTTTACTATCATATCTTGagaatgaaacaaaaaatatacattttcaaaaatttttcctaaaaataaagatgatTATCCAAAAAATGAAGGAGATATTTATGACTAAGAATATGTTAGTAAATGTAAATTTGATgacaaaaataattcaagAGATGCAG CATATTAGCCATATTGATGATTTTTTAGAAGAGGCATTAAAAGTTTGGGTATCCTTGGGAGGATTGGGGATTGCATAA
- a CDS encoding hypothetical protein (Plasmodium exported protein), whose amino-acid sequence MEQNNKFIFFIKIYMFMFLYCICHFYYDKGRFIKFLRTKYGFDGKLDTRVYRLLGIYIEDIYPYVGDLELNIPYITKRKSEKLLTTDNEKWEKEKKEKLYKSLLYKEKLIKKLMKNKFTMLHKSYSYYEKKVLNGLNDKAFFKKMMLINDKDYKKLKRKKYALRLFFLLFLFLLVLMIPILDLSLSTSSNSFYLLTLLCKVLGYSSSSGSITALDGTDGATSSLLSSFCSNSSTIPLKVSSILMYCVPILIMGIMLILGIYFYYKNVIKYKKIKSLEAFNEW is encoded by the exons ATGGAACAAAATAAcaagtttatattttttatcaaaatttatatgtttatgtttttatattgtatatgtCATTTTTACTATGACAAG ggtAGGTTTATCAAATTTTTGAGAACAAAGTATGGTTTTGATGGAAAATTAGATACACGAGTTTATCGATTATTAGGAATTTATATAGAAGATATTTATCCATATGTTGGAGATTTAGAATTAAATATAccatatattacaaaaagaaaGAGCGAAAAATTACTTACCActgataatgaaaaatgggaaaaagaaaaaaaagaaaaattatataaaagcttattatataaagaaaaattgataaagaaacttatgaaaaataaatttaccaTGTTACATAAATCATATTCatattacgaaaaaaaagtactGAATGGACTTAATGATAAagccttttttaaaaaaatgatgttaATTAATGATAAggattacaaaaaattaaagcgTAAAAAGTACGCATTACggctttttttccttttatttttattcttgttAGTATTAATGATACCTATATTAGATTTATCATTAAGTACTTCTAgcaattcattttatttattgacGTTATTATGTAAGGTATTAGGCTATAGCTCATCCTCTGGTTCGATTACTGCTTTAGATGGCACTGATGGCGCGACGTCCTCTTTATTGAGCTCTTTTTGTTCAAATAGTTCAACTATACCATTAAAAGTATCTAGTATTCTAATGTATTGTGTACCTATCTTAATAATGGGTATTATGCTTATACTaggaatttatttttattataaaaatgttataaaatacaaaaaaattaagtccTTGGAAGCGTTCAACGAATGGTAA
- a CDS encoding fam-l protein, translating into MEQKIMFLFIKISTFMLLPWMCHFYNYMSHFNKNSNKKYDIHRKLITRNYRLLTEYDQDKNSCVAYIKEEMPNNKMKKKKYISNNNKGTNGKHKHSCRCSLYNEEYGKNVEKNNIGVPKTKKYFDFEKKIFKELEYENYLKNIKTIEHKEYKKMAHKKRRILIALFLLFILVLILPILDLSLEKFRGGGLLGLLNLVYPKTSTGGAVSTDLEGVLATSLSADGWNSIKIMFISPILIYCIPFLIFVVIFILGMVYYYKKVIKYENAKFRK; encoded by the exons atggaacaaaaaattatgtttttatttattaaaatttcaaCTTTTATGCTTTTGCCTTGGATGTGTCACTTTTACAATTACAtg agccattttaataaaaattcgaataaaaaatacgatATTCATCGAAAATTAATTACAAGAAATTATCGGTTATTAACAGAATATGATCAGGATAAGAATTCATGTGttgcatatataaaagaagaaatgccaaacaataaaatgaaaaagaaaaaatatatatctaataataataaaggaaCAAATGGAAAACACAAACATTCATGTAGATGCTCGTTATATAATGAGGAATACGGTAAAAATGttgagaaaaataatattggtGTAcctaaaacaaaaaaatattttgattttgaaaaaaaaatatttaaagaactagaatatgaaaattacCTTAAAAACATCAAGACAATTGAACAtaaggaatataaaaaaatggcaCATAAAAAACGCAGAATACtaattgctttatttttgttatttatctTGGTGTTGATATTACCCATATTAGATCTTTCATTGGAGAAATTTAGAGGGGGTGGTTTGTTGGGTTTATTAAACTTAGTATACCCAAAGACATCTACAGGAGGTGCTGTTAGCACTGATTTAGAAGGGGTTTTGGCTACATCATTAAGCGCGGATGGATGgaattcaataaaaataatgtttatatCACCCATATTGATTTATTGCATACCTTTCCTTATATTTGTtgtcatatttatattaggGATGGtttattactataaaaaagttataaaatatgaaaatgcGAAGTTCAGAAAATGA